From one Streptomyces sp. R41 genomic stretch:
- a CDS encoding PLP-dependent cysteine synthase family protein, which produces MSTPQQTRAGETLDVDHSDAEYRAWLKEAVRKVQADANRSADTHLLRFPLPEKWGIDLYLKDESTHPTGSLKHRLARSLFLYGLCNGWIRPGRPVIEASSGSTAVSEAYFAGLIGVPFIAVMPRTTSAEKCRLIEFHGGQCHFVDDSRKMYEESAALAVETGGHYMDQFTYAERATDWRGNNNIAESIFRQLELERFPEPAWIVATAGTGGTSATLARYVHYMQYDTRICVADPENSCFFEGWTTGDPDVTCDCGSRIEGIGRPRMEPSFVPGAIDRMMKVPDAASVAAVRALEQAIGRKAGGSTGTGLWSALKIVAEMVAHGRTGSVVTLLCDPGDRYLDKYYSDTWLAEQGLDIAPYTAAINSLLETGVWPD; this is translated from the coding sequence GTGAGCACCCCTCAACAGACCCGGGCCGGCGAAACCCTCGACGTCGACCACAGCGACGCGGAGTACCGCGCCTGGCTCAAAGAAGCCGTCCGCAAGGTCCAGGCCGACGCCAACCGCTCGGCCGACACGCATCTGCTGCGCTTCCCGCTGCCCGAGAAGTGGGGCATCGACCTGTACCTGAAGGACGAGTCGACCCACCCCACCGGCAGCCTCAAGCACCGCCTCGCCCGCTCCCTCTTCCTGTACGGGCTGTGCAATGGCTGGATCCGGCCGGGCCGCCCCGTCATCGAGGCGTCCAGCGGCTCGACGGCAGTCTCCGAGGCCTACTTCGCGGGGCTCATCGGCGTGCCCTTCATCGCGGTCATGCCGCGCACGACGAGCGCCGAGAAGTGCCGCCTGATCGAGTTCCACGGCGGGCAGTGCCACTTCGTGGACGACTCGCGCAAGATGTACGAGGAGTCCGCCGCCCTCGCGGTCGAGACGGGCGGCCACTACATGGACCAGTTCACCTACGCGGAACGGGCCACGGACTGGCGCGGAAACAACAACATCGCCGAATCCATCTTCCGCCAACTGGAGTTGGAGCGTTTCCCGGAACCCGCGTGGATCGTCGCCACGGCCGGCACCGGCGGCACCTCGGCGACGCTCGCGCGCTACGTCCACTACATGCAGTACGACACCCGCATCTGTGTCGCCGACCCGGAGAATTCCTGTTTCTTCGAGGGCTGGACCACCGGCGATCCGGACGTCACCTGCGACTGCGGCTCGCGCATCGAGGGCATCGGCCGACCGCGCATGGAGCCGAGCTTCGTACCCGGCGCCATCGACCGGATGATGAAGGTGCCGGACGCGGCGAGCGTCGCCGCCGTACGCGCCCTGGAACAGGCCATCGGCCGCAAGGCGGGCGGCTCGACCGGCACCGGCCTGTGGAGCGCGCTGAAGATCGTCGCCGAGATGGTGGCCCACGGGCGTACGGGAAGCGTGGTGACGCTGCTCTGCGACCCCGGGGACCGCTAT